A single Vibrio sp. YMD68 DNA region contains:
- the aceE gene encoding pyruvate dehydrogenase (acetyl-transferring), homodimeric type has translation MSDMKHDVDAVETQDWLQALESVVREEGVERAQFLLEQVLDKARLDGVDMPTGINTNYINTIPAAQEPAYPGDVTLERRIRSIIRWNSIMIVLRASKKDLDLGGHMASYQSAAAFYEVCFNHFFRAPNETDGGDLVYYQGHISPGIYSRAFVEGRLTEEQLDNFRQEVDGKGIPSYPHPKLMPEFWQFPTVSMGLGPISAIYQARFLKYLNGRGLKDTTAQRVYAFLGDGEMDEPESRGAISFASREKLDNLCFLINCNLQRLDGPVMGNGSIIQELEGLFKGAGWNVVKVIWGSNWDALLAKDTTGKLLQLMNETVDGDYQTFKSKDGAYVREHFFGKYPETAALVADMTDDEIFALKRGGHDSSKLFAAFNNAKETGGKPTVILAKTVKGYGMGEAAEGKNIAHGVKKMDMTHVQHLRDRLGLQDILSDEKITELPYLKLEEGTPEYEYMHARRKALHGYTPTRLPKFTQEFKVPELDAFAPLLGEQKRDISTTMAYVRTLNILLKDKNIGKNIVPIICDEARTFGMEGLFRQVGIYNPDGQEYTPEDRGVVSYYKEETSGQVLQEGINELGSMASWVAAATSYSTNDLPMIPFYIYYSMFGFQRIGDMAWLAGDQQARGFLLGATAGRTTLNGEGLQHEDGHSHIQANTIPNCISYDPTFAYELAVIMQDGIRRMYGPEQENVYYYLTVMNENYAMPAMPEGAEEGIRKGIYKLESHAGSKSKVQLMSSGTIMNEARKAAVILSEEYDVASDVFAVTSFNELTRDGQNVERDNMLHPEAEDKVPYITTVLGSEPAIAVTDYMKNYAEQVRAYVPAESYKVLGTDGFGRSDSRENLRRHFEVNAGYVVVAALTELAKRGDIEKSVVAEAIVKFGIDTDKTNPQYA, from the coding sequence ATGTCTGACATGAAGCATGACGTAGACGCAGTAGAAACTCAAGATTGGCTACAGGCCCTTGAATCAGTTGTTCGTGAAGAAGGTGTAGAGCGTGCTCAGTTTTTATTAGAGCAAGTTTTAGATAAAGCACGTTTAGACGGTGTAGATATGCCTACAGGCATTAACACGAACTACATCAACACTATTCCAGCAGCGCAAGAGCCCGCTTATCCAGGTGATGTAACACTTGAACGTCGTATTCGTTCAATCATCCGCTGGAACTCAATCATGATTGTATTACGCGCTTCTAAGAAAGACCTAGACCTTGGCGGTCATATGGCTTCTTACCAGTCAGCAGCGGCATTCTACGAAGTCTGTTTCAACCACTTCTTCCGTGCTCCAAATGAGACGGACGGCGGTGATTTGGTGTATTACCAAGGTCATATTTCTCCAGGTATCTATTCTCGAGCATTCGTTGAAGGCCGTCTAACTGAAGAGCAGCTAGACAACTTCCGTCAAGAAGTGGATGGTAAAGGTATTCCTTCTTACCCTCACCCGAAACTAATGCCTGAATTCTGGCAGTTCCCAACGGTATCTATGGGCCTTGGTCCTATTTCAGCGATTTACCAAGCGCGTTTCTTGAAATACTTGAACGGTCGTGGCTTGAAAGATACGACGGCTCAACGTGTTTACGCTTTCCTAGGGGATGGTGAGATGGATGAGCCAGAATCACGCGGTGCGATCTCGTTCGCTTCTCGTGAAAAACTGGACAACCTATGCTTCCTCATCAACTGTAACCTACAGCGCCTAGATGGCCCTGTCATGGGTAACGGTAGCATCATTCAAGAACTTGAAGGTCTATTTAAAGGCGCAGGTTGGAACGTTGTTAAAGTTATCTGGGGCAGCAACTGGGATGCTCTATTAGCAAAAGACACCACGGGTAAGCTTCTTCAACTGATGAACGAAACTGTCGACGGTGACTACCAAACATTCAAGTCTAAAGATGGCGCCTACGTACGTGAGCACTTCTTTGGTAAATACCCAGAAACAGCCGCGCTTGTTGCTGATATGACTGATGACGAAATCTTCGCACTTAAGCGTGGTGGTCATGACTCGTCTAAACTGTTCGCAGCATTCAACAATGCGAAAGAAACCGGTGGGAAGCCAACGGTCATTCTAGCTAAGACGGTTAAAGGTTACGGCATGGGTGAAGCGGCCGAAGGTAAGAACATTGCACACGGTGTGAAGAAAATGGACATGACGCATGTTCAACACCTACGTGATCGCCTTGGCTTACAAGATATCCTTTCAGATGAGAAAATCACCGAGCTTCCTTACTTGAAGCTTGAAGAAGGCACGCCTGAATACGAATACATGCACGCTCGTCGTAAAGCTCTACACGGCTATACACCAACACGTTTACCTAAGTTCACTCAAGAGTTCAAAGTGCCTGAGCTAGACGCATTTGCCCCTCTACTGGGTGAGCAGAAACGTGATATCTCTACAACGATGGCTTATGTGCGTACGTTAAACATCCTGCTTAAAGATAAGAACATTGGTAAGAACATTGTTCCTATTATCTGTGATGAAGCGCGTACCTTCGGTATGGAAGGTCTGTTCCGTCAGGTTGGTATCTACAACCCAGATGGTCAAGAGTACACACCAGAAGATCGCGGCGTTGTTTCTTACTACAAAGAAGAAACATCGGGTCAGGTTTTACAAGAAGGCATCAATGAACTTGGTTCAATGGCGTCTTGGGTGGCTGCGGCAACGTCTTACAGCACTAACGATCTGCCAATGATCCCATTCTACATCTACTACTCAATGTTTGGTTTCCAACGTATTGGTGATATGGCATGGCTAGCGGGTGATCAACAAGCACGTGGTTTCCTACTAGGTGCGACTGCCGGTCGTACAACGCTAAACGGTGAAGGCCTGCAACACGAAGATGGTCACTCACACATTCAAGCGAATACAATTCCTAACTGTATCTCTTACGACCCAACGTTTGCTTACGAGCTAGCGGTTATTATGCAAGACGGTATTCGTCGTATGTACGGTCCTGAGCAAGAGAACGTTTACTACTACCTAACAGTAATGAACGAGAACTACGCAATGCCAGCAATGCCAGAAGGCGCTGAAGAAGGCATTCGTAAAGGTATCTACAAGCTTGAATCTCACGCTGGTTCTAAGTCTAAAGTTCAGCTAATGAGCTCTGGTACTATCATGAATGAAGCGCGTAAAGCTGCTGTCATTCTAAGCGAAGAATACGACGTCGCGTCAGACGTATTCGCAGTGACGTCTTTCAACGAACTGACTCGCGATGGTCAAAACGTTGAGCGTGACAACATGCTTCACCCAGAAGCAGAAGATAAAGTACCTTACATCACGACCGTTCTTGGCAGCGAGCCCGCTATTGCTGTTACGGATTACATGAAAAACTACGCTGAACAAGTACGTGCTTACGTTCCTGCTGAGTCATACAAAGTACTGGGTACTGATGGCTTTGGTCGTTCTGATAGCCGTGAAAACTTGCGTCGTCACTTTGAAGTTAACGCTGGCTACGTTGTTGTTGCTGCACTGACTGAATTGGCTAAACGTGGTGATATTGAAAAATCTGTTGTTGCAGAAGCGATTGTTAAGTTCGGTATCGACACTGACAAAACTAACCCGCAATACGCATAA
- the pdhR gene encoding pyruvate dehydrogenase complex transcriptional repressor PdhR — MAYQRIRQPKLSDVIEKELERLIAEGSLTPGQQLPPERELAKQFDVSRPSVREAIQRLEARQLLTRRQGGGTFVSESIWKSFSDPLLNLLSSHSETQLDLLEARHAMEGISAYFAALRGTDEDFARIQGCLAVITKEQSNKNIEAEASAVMKFLVALTEAAHNVVLLHIVRSLGPLLEQNILQNLELLHRRDEVVEKVSKHRANIVDAIVSGEPEMAREMSHSHLAYIEETLLDITREESRRERSLRRIQQGKESS, encoded by the coding sequence ATGGCTTATCAAAGGATTCGTCAGCCAAAACTTTCTGATGTTATCGAGAAAGAATTAGAGCGCTTGATCGCAGAAGGCTCTTTAACTCCAGGGCAGCAACTGCCTCCTGAGCGTGAATTAGCAAAACAATTCGATGTGTCTCGACCTTCGGTCAGAGAAGCGATTCAACGTCTTGAAGCACGACAGTTATTAACTCGTCGTCAAGGCGGGGGAACGTTCGTTAGTGAAAGTATTTGGAAGAGCTTTTCAGATCCTCTGCTAAATTTACTATCGAGTCATTCTGAAACTCAGCTTGATTTGCTTGAAGCAAGGCATGCGATGGAAGGGATTTCAGCTTACTTTGCTGCGTTGCGCGGAACCGATGAAGATTTTGCGCGAATTCAGGGATGTTTGGCTGTCATCACCAAAGAACAAAGCAACAAAAACATTGAAGCAGAAGCCAGCGCCGTTATGAAGTTTTTAGTGGCCTTGACGGAAGCGGCCCATAATGTGGTGCTGTTGCACATTGTTCGTAGTCTTGGTCCATTGCTCGAACAGAATATTTTACAGAATTTAGAGTTGTTACATCGCCGCGATGAAGTGGTCGAAAAAGTAAGTAAACATAGAGCGAATATTGTGGATGCGATTGTTTCTGGTGAGCCTGAAATGGCACGTGAAATGTCTCATTCACATTTAGCTTATATCGAAGAAACATTGTTGGACATCACGCGTGAAGAATCTCGAAGAGAGCGTTCATTACGCAGAATTCAGCAAGGCAAAGAGTCGTCATAG
- the recJ gene encoding single-stranded-DNA-specific exonuclease RecJ, translating into MIEIRRRPDVDLSLLAEPMDPLLKKIYLNRGIRSAKQLDKTAKALHSYQKLDGIQLAVELLFDAIKHNQRIIIVGDFDADGATSSALSVLALRMLGCSNVDYLVPNRFEDGYGLSPEVVDQAITLGAEVIMTVDNGVSSIEGVRYAKEKGLQVLVTDHHLPGHELPIADAMVNPNLESCDFPSKSLAGVGVAFYLMMALCVHMRKVDWFLSSNMAEPKLMELIDLVALGTVADVVALDENNRILVHQGLQRIRAGKARPGIQALIEVAKKDAHRLIATDFGFALGPRINAAGRLDDMSFGVELLMCNNIHAARRMASELDGLNQTRKEIEEGMKQEAMAFCERLQFGDNTELPHGLVLFQRDWHQGVIGILASRIKEKFHRPVIAFADGGEGMIKGSCRSIPGLHMRDALDRIDTQNPGLIAKFGGHAMAAGLSIAEVDFERFSRLFDQVVKQELDDNALKGVILSDGELLPEQFSMHTAESLRAGGPWGQAFPEPMFDGEFKILHQKLVGEKHLKLMLEPLYKGHPTNIMIDGIAFNIDLKRWPDASVKTARVAFKLDINEFRGNQSLQLMIDYIEAM; encoded by the coding sequence ATGATCGAAATTCGTCGTCGTCCTGATGTTGATCTCTCTCTTCTTGCTGAACCCATGGACCCACTGCTTAAGAAAATTTATCTTAATCGTGGCATTCGTTCGGCTAAGCAATTAGATAAAACCGCCAAAGCACTCCATTCCTATCAGAAACTGGATGGTATTCAGCTTGCGGTTGAGCTGCTGTTTGACGCGATTAAACACAATCAACGCATTATCATTGTCGGAGATTTTGATGCCGATGGCGCGACCAGCTCAGCGTTATCGGTTTTGGCTCTTCGTATGCTCGGTTGCAGTAATGTCGACTACTTGGTGCCTAACCGCTTTGAAGACGGTTATGGGTTAAGCCCTGAAGTGGTTGATCAGGCGATAACGCTGGGGGCTGAAGTGATCATGACGGTGGACAACGGCGTCTCTTCAATAGAAGGGGTTCGTTATGCCAAAGAAAAAGGTCTTCAAGTGCTCGTGACGGATCATCACTTACCCGGTCATGAACTCCCGATTGCTGACGCGATGGTCAACCCAAATCTAGAATCCTGCGATTTCCCCTCTAAATCGTTAGCGGGTGTTGGGGTGGCTTTTTACCTGATGATGGCCCTGTGCGTACACATGCGAAAAGTGGATTGGTTCCTTTCCAGTAACATGGCTGAGCCTAAACTGATGGAGCTGATCGATTTAGTGGCGCTGGGCACGGTCGCGGATGTGGTTGCTTTGGATGAAAACAATCGAATTTTGGTTCACCAAGGGCTCCAGCGTATCCGAGCAGGTAAAGCCAGACCCGGTATTCAAGCACTCATTGAAGTGGCAAAAAAAGACGCACATCGACTGATCGCCACCGATTTTGGCTTCGCCTTAGGGCCAAGAATCAATGCGGCAGGGCGCTTAGATGATATGTCGTTTGGTGTTGAGCTATTAATGTGTAACAACATTCACGCAGCAAGACGCATGGCCAGTGAGTTGGATGGCTTAAATCAAACCCGCAAAGAGATCGAAGAGGGCATGAAGCAAGAGGCGATGGCTTTTTGCGAGCGCTTACAATTTGGTGACAATACGGAACTGCCCCACGGTTTAGTTCTGTTCCAGCGAGACTGGCACCAAGGGGTGATCGGCATTCTGGCTTCTCGTATTAAAGAGAAATTCCATAGACCTGTGATTGCCTTCGCCGATGGCGGAGAAGGGATGATCAAAGGGTCTTGTCGTTCGATTCCAGGATTACACATGAGAGACGCTCTTGACCGCATTGATACCCAGAACCCAGGTTTGATTGCTAAGTTTGGTGGTCATGCTATGGCGGCTGGGTTGAGTATTGCTGAAGTGGACTTTGAGCGCTTTTCCCGTTTGTTTGATCAAGTAGTGAAGCAAGAACTCGACGATAACGCATTAAAAGGTGTGATTTTGTCGGATGGTGAGCTGCTTCCTGAGCAATTTTCTATGCACACGGCGGAATCATTACGGGCTGGTGGGCCTTGGGGGCAAGCCTTTCCTGAACCCATGTTTGATGGTGAGTTTAAAATATTGCACCAGAAACTGGTGGGTGAAAAACACCTAAAGCTCATGCTGGAGCCTCTTTACAAAGGGCATCCTACGAACATCATGATTGATGGCATTGCCTTTAATATTGATCTTAAGCGTTGGCCTGATGCATCGGTAAAAACAGCAAGAGTGGCGTTTAAACTCGATATCAATGAATTTAGAGGGAACCAATCTCTTCAGTTAATGATTGATTATATTGAAGCTATGTAG
- the lpdA gene encoding dihydrolipoyl dehydrogenase, with amino-acid sequence MSNEIKAQVVVLGAGPAGYSAAFRCADLGLETVLIERYSTLGGVCLNVGCIPSKALLHVSKVIEEAKALAEHGIVFGEPQTDIDKIRLWKEKVISQLTGGLGGMAKMRKVTVVNGFGKFTGPNSIEVDGEDGKKTVNFDNAIIAAGSRPIKLPFIPHDDPRIWDSTDALELKEVPEKLLIMGGGIIGLEMATVYHSLGSKIDVVEMFDQLIPAADKDIVKVYTKRIKNKFNLMLQTKVTAVEAKEDGIYVSMEGKKAPAEAERYDAVLVAIGRVPNGQLMDAEKAGVEVDERGFINVDKQMRTNVPHIHAIGDIVGQPMLAHKGVHEGHVAAEVISGKKHYFDPKVIPSIAYTEPEVAWVGKTEKEAKEEGLNFETASFPWAASGRAIASDCADGVTKLIFDKETHRVIGGAIVGTNGGELLGEIGLAIEMGCDAEDIALTIHAHPTLHESVGLAAEVFEGTITDLPNAKAVKRK; translated from the coding sequence ATGAGCAACGAAATTAAAGCCCAAGTGGTAGTACTTGGCGCAGGTCCTGCTGGTTACTCGGCTGCATTCCGCTGTGCAGACTTAGGTCTAGAAACTGTTCTTATTGAACGTTACAGCACTCTTGGTGGTGTGTGTCTGAATGTGGGTTGTATCCCATCAAAAGCACTGCTTCACGTATCAAAAGTTATCGAAGAAGCAAAAGCACTTGCGGAGCACGGTATCGTATTTGGTGAGCCTCAAACTGACATCGATAAGATTCGTTTGTGGAAAGAAAAAGTGATTAGCCAATTGACTGGCGGTCTTGGTGGTATGGCTAAGATGCGTAAAGTTACGGTAGTGAATGGCTTCGGTAAGTTTACTGGCCCTAACTCTATCGAAGTTGATGGCGAAGATGGCAAGAAAACAGTGAACTTTGACAATGCAATCATTGCCGCAGGTTCTCGTCCAATTAAACTGCCATTTATTCCTCATGATGATCCTCGTATTTGGGATTCAACGGATGCGCTAGAGTTAAAAGAAGTACCAGAGAAACTGCTTATCATGGGCGGTGGCATCATCGGTCTTGAAATGGCAACGGTTTATCACTCTCTAGGCTCTAAGATTGACGTTGTTGAGATGTTCGATCAATTGATTCCAGCGGCTGATAAAGACATTGTTAAAGTCTACACCAAGCGCATCAAAAACAAATTTAACTTAATGCTTCAGACCAAAGTAACGGCTGTTGAAGCAAAAGAAGACGGCATCTACGTTTCAATGGAAGGCAAGAAAGCGCCAGCAGAAGCTGAACGTTACGATGCCGTTCTTGTTGCTATCGGTCGTGTACCAAATGGTCAGTTGATGGATGCTGAGAAAGCAGGTGTTGAAGTTGATGAGCGTGGTTTCATTAATGTCGATAAGCAAATGCGCACTAACGTTCCTCATATTCATGCGATAGGCGATATTGTTGGTCAACCAATGCTTGCCCATAAAGGTGTGCATGAAGGGCATGTCGCTGCTGAAGTTATTTCAGGTAAGAAGCACTACTTTGATCCTAAAGTTATTCCTTCTATTGCGTACACTGAGCCAGAAGTGGCGTGGGTTGGTAAAACAGAGAAAGAAGCGAAAGAAGAAGGTCTTAACTTCGAAACGGCTTCATTCCCTTGGGCAGCATCAGGTCGTGCAATCGCTTCAGATTGTGCAGATGGTGTGACTAAACTTATCTTCGATAAAGAAACTCACCGTGTCATTGGTGGCGCTATCGTTGGTACTAATGGTGGTGAACTATTGGGCGAGATTGGTCTAGCAATTGAGATGGGTTGTGATGCGGAAGACATCGCGTTAACGATTCACGCTCACCCAACGTTGCATGAATCAGTTGGTTTAGCAGCCGAAGTGTTTGAAGGTACGATTACTGATCTACCAAATGCTAAAGCAGTGAAAAGAAAATAA
- the aceF gene encoding pyruvate dehydrogenase complex dihydrolipoyllysine-residue acetyltransferase, with product MTIEINVPDIGADEVEVTEILVNVGDKVEEEQSLITVEGDKASMEVPASQAGIVKEIKISEGDSVSTGSLIMIFEAEGSGSAPAVEAAAPVAAAPAAAAPSVANELKEVHVPDIGGDEVEVTEIMVAIGDAVEEEQSLLTVEGDKASMEVPAPFAGIVKEIKIASGDSVSTGSLVMIFSVETGEVAGSGAPVAAAPAPAAAPVAAAPAASAEKEVNVPDIGGDEVEVTEIMVAVGDTVEEEQSLITVEGDKASMEVPAPFAGTVKEIKIAAGDKVSTGSSIMTFVVEGAAPVAVAASAPAQAAAPAAASAPKAEATAPAATGDFQDNHEYAHASPVVRRIAREFGVNLAKVKGTGRKSRILKEDVQSYVKDALKRLESGVAASGKGGDGSALGLLPWPKVDFSKFGETEVQKLSKIKKISGANLHRNWVMIPHVTQWDNADITELEAFRKEQNAIEAKKDTGMKITPLVFIMKAVAKALEAFPAFNSSLSEDGESIILKKYVNVGIAVDTPNGLVVPVFKDVNKKGIYELSEELMAVSKKARSGKLTAADMQGGCFTISSLGGIGGTAFTPIVNAPEVGILGVSKSEMKPVWNGKEFKPRLQLPLSLSYDHRVIDGAEGARFITFLNSALSDIRRLVL from the coding sequence ATGACAATCGAAATTAATGTACCTGATATTGGTGCTGATGAGGTTGAAGTTACTGAGATTCTAGTTAACGTTGGCGACAAGGTTGAAGAAGAACAGTCACTGATCACTGTTGAAGGCGATAAAGCTTCAATGGAAGTTCCTGCGTCTCAAGCGGGTATTGTTAAAGAAATTAAGATCTCTGAAGGCGATTCAGTGTCTACTGGTTCTTTAATCATGATCTTTGAGGCCGAAGGTTCTGGATCTGCGCCAGCAGTTGAAGCGGCGGCACCTGTTGCAGCTGCTCCTGCAGCGGCGGCCCCTTCTGTTGCGAACGAACTTAAAGAAGTTCACGTTCCAGATATCGGTGGCGACGAAGTTGAAGTGACTGAAATCATGGTAGCTATCGGCGACGCAGTAGAAGAAGAGCAATCTCTTCTTACTGTTGAAGGTGACAAGGCTTCAATGGAAGTGCCTGCACCATTCGCAGGTATCGTTAAAGAAATCAAGATCGCTTCTGGTGACTCAGTTTCTACTGGTTCTCTAGTGATGATTTTCTCTGTAGAAACAGGTGAAGTAGCGGGTTCTGGCGCTCCAGTTGCAGCAGCTCCTGCTCCAGCGGCGGCACCAGTTGCAGCGGCTCCAGCAGCATCAGCTGAAAAAGAAGTGAACGTTCCTGATATCGGTGGTGACGAAGTCGAAGTGACTGAAATCATGGTCGCGGTTGGCGATACAGTAGAAGAAGAGCAATCTCTCATTACTGTTGAAGGCGACAAAGCGTCAATGGAAGTGCCTGCACCCTTCGCTGGTACCGTTAAAGAAATTAAGATTGCAGCTGGCGATAAAGTATCGACAGGTTCTTCAATCATGACGTTTGTTGTTGAAGGCGCAGCTCCAGTAGCAGTGGCGGCTTCCGCTCCTGCACAAGCAGCGGCTCCAGCGGCGGCATCGGCTCCTAAAGCAGAAGCGACGGCTCCGGCAGCAACTGGCGACTTCCAAGATAACCACGAGTATGCACACGCTTCACCGGTTGTTCGCCGTATAGCACGTGAATTTGGTGTTAACCTAGCTAAGGTTAAAGGCACAGGCCGTAAGAGCCGCATCTTAAAAGAAGACGTTCAGTCTTACGTGAAAGATGCACTTAAACGTTTAGAGTCTGGCGTTGCAGCATCTGGTAAAGGTGGCGACGGTTCTGCTCTTGGTCTACTGCCTTGGCCAAAAGTTGATTTCAGCAAGTTTGGCGAAACGGAAGTTCAAAAGCTTTCTAAGATCAAGAAGATCTCTGGCGCTAACCTGCACCGTAACTGGGTAATGATTCCTCATGTTACACAGTGGGACAACGCAGACATCACTGAGCTAGAAGCATTCCGTAAAGAACAGAACGCAATCGAAGCGAAAAAAGACACTGGAATGAAGATCACGCCACTTGTGTTTATCATGAAGGCGGTGGCTAAAGCGCTAGAAGCATTCCCAGCGTTTAACTCGTCTCTTTCTGAAGATGGCGAAAGCATCATCCTCAAGAAGTACGTAAACGTGGGTATTGCTGTTGATACGCCAAATGGTCTTGTTGTTCCTGTTTTCAAAGACGTGAACAAGAAAGGCATTTACGAGCTATCTGAAGAGCTAATGGCTGTTTCTAAGAAAGCACGCTCTGGTAAGCTAACAGCGGCAGACATGCAAGGTGGTTGTTTCACCATCTCTAGCCTTGGTGGTATCGGCGGCACGGCATTTACGCCAATCGTCAATGCGCCAGAAGTCGGTATCTTAGGGGTGTCTAAGTCTGAAATGAAGCCAGTATGGAACGGTAAAGAGTTTAAACCGCGCCTACAATTGCCATTGTCACTGTCATACGATCACCGTGTGATCGATGGTGCAGAAGGTGCTCGCTTCATTACCTTCTTAAATAGTGCACTATCCGACATCCGTCGCTTAGTACTATAG
- the xerD gene encoding site-specific tyrosine recombinase XerD: MSKLNSSNQGPQSPEQGILEQFLDAMWMERGLSENTLLSYRTDVQKLLHWMGEHNYRLNAINLSGLQEYQAWLVDKEYKQTSRARMLSAIRRLFQYLHREKMRGDDPSALLVSPKLPQRLPKDLSEEQVDALLEAPDPNDPIQLRDKAMLELLYATGLRVTELVSLTMENLSLRQGVVRVTGKGGKERLVPMGENAVDWIETFIEQGRSTLLGEKTSDVVFPSNRARQMTRQTFWHRIKHYAVIAEIDTELLSPHVLRHAFATHLLNYGADLRVVQMLLGHSDLSTTQIYTHVATERLKQIHSEHHPRA; the protein is encoded by the coding sequence GTGTCAAAATTAAACTCGTCTAATCAAGGCCCTCAATCTCCAGAGCAGGGTATTCTCGAGCAGTTTCTCGACGCTATGTGGATGGAACGAGGATTGTCTGAAAATACGTTACTGTCGTATCGGACGGATGTACAAAAGCTGCTGCACTGGATGGGTGAACACAATTACCGCTTGAATGCGATCAATCTGTCAGGGCTACAAGAATATCAAGCTTGGCTGGTTGACAAGGAATATAAACAGACGTCACGGGCACGTATGCTGTCTGCTATTCGACGCCTATTTCAGTACTTGCACCGCGAGAAGATGCGAGGGGATGATCCTAGTGCTCTGTTGGTTAGCCCAAAACTTCCTCAGCGTTTACCCAAAGATCTGTCAGAAGAACAAGTGGATGCACTATTAGAGGCGCCGGATCCCAATGATCCGATACAGCTTCGAGACAAAGCGATGCTTGAGTTACTGTACGCGACCGGCTTACGTGTAACGGAATTAGTGAGTCTGACGATGGAAAATCTCAGTTTACGTCAAGGCGTAGTGCGCGTAACGGGCAAAGGCGGAAAAGAGCGTTTGGTGCCTATGGGAGAAAATGCCGTCGATTGGATTGAAACTTTTATAGAGCAAGGAAGGTCTACACTACTTGGTGAGAAAACATCAGACGTTGTTTTTCCAAGTAACCGTGCGAGACAGATGACTCGTCAGACATTCTGGCATAGGATAAAGCATTATGCGGTGATCGCAGAGATTGATACCGAGCTTTTGTCTCCGCACGTATTAAGGCATGCCTTCGCGACTCATTTGCTCAACTACGGAGCCGATTTACGCGTTGTGCAAATGCTATTGGGCCACAGTGATTTATCGACGACGCAAATCTATACCCACGTCGCCACTGAAAGGCTAAAACAAATTCATAGTGAGCACCATCCTAGGGCTTAA
- a CDS encoding DsbC family protein, producing MSVLRRLSILTLPFFVMACNAEEVVKTEEASTVQAEVQQAVALEPTLASEETSLTEESRQKIINNFAKLQLKVLDILPTQIAGLYEVQTSGGVLYSSVDGEFFMSGTLYQHKAGGGYEDVLAKRQAPLNAAKLAALSDSVIEFKADNEKYVVTIFTDTTCGYCVRLHSQMNGYNDLGITVRYMAYPRQGPRSEVGEQMAAVWCADDPKAAMHDAKINRSFPEKNANFGQCLDTVVKHFTLGKSLGISGTPSIFLPSGEMIGGYLPPAKLLEQLQAQ from the coding sequence ATGAGCGTATTACGCCGACTATCTATACTAACACTGCCGTTTTTTGTGATGGCTTGTAATGCAGAAGAAGTGGTTAAGACCGAAGAAGCATCAACCGTTCAAGCGGAAGTTCAACAAGCGGTGGCTTTAGAACCAACGTTAGCGAGTGAAGAAACAAGCTTAACGGAGGAATCGAGACAGAAGATCATCAACAATTTCGCCAAACTACAGCTGAAGGTGTTGGATATTTTGCCGACTCAAATTGCGGGGCTATACGAAGTTCAAACCAGTGGCGGCGTGTTGTATTCTTCTGTCGATGGTGAATTTTTTATGTCTGGGACGCTCTACCAGCACAAAGCCGGTGGTGGGTATGAAGATGTCCTTGCCAAGCGTCAAGCACCATTGAATGCAGCAAAACTTGCAGCACTCAGTGACAGCGTTATTGAGTTTAAGGCCGATAATGAGAAGTACGTGGTCACTATCTTTACCGATACCACGTGTGGGTATTGTGTACGCTTACATAGCCAAATGAATGGCTATAACGATCTCGGCATCACGGTGCGTTACATGGCGTACCCACGTCAGGGGCCTCGCTCAGAAGTTGGCGAGCAAATGGCCGCTGTTTGGTGTGCTGACGACCCTAAAGCCGCGATGCATGACGCTAAAATTAACCGCAGCTTCCCTGAAAAAAACGCCAACTTTGGTCAGTGCTTAGACACCGTAGTGAAGCATTTCACATTAGGCAAATCATTAGGGATCAGCGGAACACCATCGATATTCCTTCCTAGTGGAGAAATGATTGGCGGCTACTTACCACCCGCTAAATTGCTAGAGCAGTTACAGGCTCAGTAA